Proteins from one Daphnia pulicaria isolate SC F1-1A chromosome 3, SC_F0-13Bv2, whole genome shotgun sequence genomic window:
- the LOC124329543 gene encoding uncharacterized protein LOC124329543: MASSTEEKSMKAVQFNGSNFAVWKFSIFLKLKLRGLAPIVEGSKQKPINGEPEDIDRWVRDDTHAMRYIFETCNEEQQQNLLTCETSHEMWLSITSQHQQGTAERRQSLNQSFLNYKFKSEHSVRAHVESIKLLAKNYSDAGGIIDDAQICNKVLTSLPPSYDHFRTSWECMTDAEKTLIALMTKLCSQEERLNLRTGGQKSSDDLAFFGEIPAHQSTFTHAPSQDRGYGNPQRFQGGRGRPIEGRNSRFEDSNGSSRKRGRCNNCGRPGHWADDCWDDPYDEPYNPNWKPKEASLATVDLSWRKEKPAPQQVSNDLN; encoded by the coding sequence ATGGCAAGTTCAACAGAGGAGAAGAGCATGAAAGCTGTCCAGTTCAACGGCAGCAACTTTGCTGTTTGGAAGTTCAGCATCTTCCTCAAACTGAAACTAAGAGGTTTAGCCCCAATCGTGGAAGGCTCGAAACAAAAACCAATCAATGGTGAACCAGAAGATATTGACAGATGGGTGAGAGACGACACTCACGCCATGAGATATATATTCGAGACCTGCAACGAGGAACAGCAGCAGAATCTCCTCACCTGTGAAACCTCCCATGAAATGTGGCTCTCAATCACGAGTCAACATCAGCAAGGCACAGCAGAGAGGAGACAATCTCTTAACCAGTCTTTCTTAAATTATAAATTCAAATCCGAACATTCCGTTCGAGCTCATGTTGAGTCCATCAAACTGCTAGCCAAGAACTACAGCGATGCCGGAGGCATCATTGACGACGCCCAGATTTGTAACAAGGTGTTAACATCATTACCTCCGAGCTACGATCACTTCCGAACATCATGGGAGTGCATGACCGACGCCGAAAAAACCCTGATTGCTCTCATGACTAAGCTATGCAGCCAAGAGGAGAGACTTAATCTCAGAACCGGTGGACAGAAAAGCTCCGACGACCTGGCCTTCTTCGGCGAAATTCCCGCTCATCAATCGACGTTCACTCACGCTCCCTCGCAGGACCGTGGCTACGGAAACCCTCAACGGTTTCAAGGAGGTAGAGGCCGACCGATCGAAGGCCGTAACTCTAGATTCGAAGATTCAAATGGCTCGTCACGGAAGAGAGGACGATGCAACAATTGCGGTCGCCCGGGTCACTGGGCTGACGACTGTTGGGACGATCCGTACGACGAACCATACAACCCCAACTGGAAACCCAAGGAGGCATCGTTAGCCACCGTCGATCTTTCATGGCGAAAGGAGAAACCGGCTCCGCAACAAGTTTCGAacgatttaaattaa